A window of Mucilaginibacter robiniae genomic DNA:
ATCATGCCCAGATAAGGCGTAGTTAAAAAGAATGCAACCGCATTATGGCCATACCACCATTGTACTAATGCATCTTGTACACCAGCAAAAAGGTAATAACTTTTTAAACCTGAAATAGGCAGCTCGAATGAGTTAACAATATGTAAAACCGCAATAGTAACAAAGGTGGCAATGTAGAACCATATAGCTACATACAAGTGACGTTCACGCCGCTTGAATATAGTACCGAACATATTCACACCAAATACCAACCAAATCAACGTAATGGCAATATCAATCGGCCATTCTAATTCAGCATATTCATGTGACGTGGTAAAACCTAAGGGTAAAGTAATTACAGCTGAAACAATGATGAGCTGCCATCCCCAAAAATGAATATGGCTTAGCACATCACTGAACATACGGGCTTTAAGCAGCCTTTGCAGAGAATAATAAACGCCCATGAAAATGGCATTGCCCACAAAAGCAAAAATTACTGCATTGGTATGCAGCGGCCTGATACGGCCAAAAGTGGTGTACTGGTTGCCCATGTTCATACCGGGCTTGTACAACTGTATAGCTATCAAAAGGCCCACCGTCATGCCGATGATGCCCCAAACAATGGTAGCTATCCCAAAGTTGCGTACAACCTTGTTGTCATAGTAAAATTTTTCGGGTTGCATAAATTAATTAAGAAATTGCGTGTGTTTGATGTTGTAAAAGTAGAACAGTGGCCTGGGCTGCAGAATGACGGTCATTGGCTCAAAAACTGATCTTCATCACTATTTTGTGAATTTACATCAGGCTGATCATCTAGCAGGATACGTACTGAGGGAGTATATAAATCTTCGTGCTGACCATGCCGCTGCGCCCAGAAAAAGGCACACAAGAACATCAGGGCAAGCAAAATGCTGCACCCGATTAAAAAATAAATAATGCTCATAACAGTCGTCTGTTTTTAGCTGCTATATGAGTAGCTATGCTGGTGAATGAAATAATAGTTGCAGTGCTCAAAGGCATTAATATAGCCGCAATAAGCGGAGATAAATGACCGGTAATGGCGTAGCTTAAACCAATGCAGTTGTAGGTAAGGGAAATAAGGAAAGAGATATGTATGATGCGAACTGAATCTTTAGAAAACTTAAAAAATTCGGGCAGCTTACTTAGAGATTGACCATCTAATATAGCATCGCTTCCTGGCGAAAAGTTGTTAACGTCATCCGTGATCGCTACACCCAGGTCGCTTTGTTTTAAAGCACCGGCATCATTCAACCCATCACCTATCATCATTACTTTGCCACCTTTCAGTTGCAATGCTTTAATGAAATCCAGTTTATCTTGCGGTGATTGCTGAAAGTGCATACAGTTATCATCCTCAAAAAAGTTGCATAAAACATCTCGCTCATAATCCTGATCGCCTGACAATAAGCAAAACTGGTATTGCGGCTTCAAGCTGAATATCTGCTTTAATCCATTGCGAAAACTTTGTTTAAACACAAACGTGCCCCTGTACACTTCATCAATTACTACGTGTACTTCTGTAGCTGTTTTAAGTTTAATGGAAGGTTGCGCTGCAAATGACGCACTACCTATCTGTATAGTATGCCCCTTTACCGTAGCTGATATTCCTTTACCTGCAATCTCCCGATAGTTATTCACTAACAGTAAGGTATGCTCACCCAACATCCGGCAAATTTGCCGACTAAGCGGGTGACTGGAATTACCACACAAGCTATAAACCATATTTTTTTCCAAGTCGGTTAATTCGCCGTGTAAACTAACAGTGGTATCTGCACCAGTAGTAATAGTACCGGTTTTATCCAGTACCAGCATATTTATACGGGCAAGTTGCTCTACTACAGCCGTATTTTTCAGGTAAAAGAAGTTGCGATCAAAAACACTCAAGGCGGCCGACATGGTAAATGGTGTACTTAATGCTAGTGCGCACGGGCACGCTACAATAAGTACCGCAGTAAACGCCGATACAGCCCGGCTAACATCTGTAGGCAGCCAGAACAACAGTGCACCTAAAGCAACCACCAGCAAAGCCACAGAAAAATAGCGACTAACTTTTTCACTGAAAGTTTGCATCCGATTATCTGGCAAGCGGGTAAAAGCTTCGTTATTCCAAAGTTGAGTTAAATAGCTTTGCGATACAGGTTTAATAACTTCCAATTCAAGTGCACCACCGGTTTGTCGGCCACCTGCATAAATAATTTCTCCGGCAATACGGCTTACAGGAATAGCTTCGCCAGTAACGAAACTAAAGTCAATCAAAGCATCTCCTTGCAGCAAAATAGCATCAGCAGGAATAATTTCATTGTGCCTGATACGTATGCGCTGACCTACCTTCAACTCTGATAATGGCACAGGGCGTTCTCTTTTTTCTTCTTGGTTTTCTTCCAACACCTGCACTGCCACCGGGAAAAATGACCGGTAGTCACGCTCGAAAGAAATGTGGTAATAAGTTTTGCGTTGTACGAATTTACCAACCAGCAGAAAAAACACCAATCCGCATAAAGTATCGGCAAAGCCTGATCCAGTATGTGTTAAAATTTCTGCCAGGGTACGTACAAATAAAACGGCAATACCAAGAGCTAAGGGAAAATCGATATTTAGTATCCGATTGCGAAGATTGTTCCAGGCAGAGGTGAAGTATTCAGTTCCGCTATAAAATACTACTGGCAGTGAAAACAAGATATTCAACCAGCCGAAAAACTGCCGGAACGTTTGCTCCTGACCGGATAAACCTAGGTACTCCGGAAAACTCATAAGCATCACATTACCAAAGCAAAATCCGGCAAGTGCTATTTTTTTAACCAGATTATCTTTTTTGCCGGTAATCTGTTTTTTTACTACATCCTGCAGGCTGATTAAAGGTTCGTAACCAATATCGTACAGCAATTCTACTACCTGCCGTAAGCTGATGTCGCTTTTATTAAAGCGCACATTTAATTGCTTTTTCAGGAAATCTACCCGGCTGTAATATATAGCTGGATTAATTCTGTTTAACTGCTCTAACAACCATATGCATGAACTGCAATGCATGTACGGTATGTATAAGGTAGCAATAACAATTCGATCATCGGCATAATCAATCAAATCACCGATAATGGAAGGCTCATCTAAAAACTCAAAGCGTTTGTCTACGCTGGCG
This region includes:
- a CDS encoding heavy metal translocating P-type ATPase, translated to MGVHTLTQVDCYHCGNECNETHYELDDKSFCCLGCKGVYQVLSQSGLCNYYTYNDHPGANRASVDKRFEFLDEPSIIGDLIDYADDRIVIATLYIPYMHCSSCIWLLEQLNRINPAIYYSRVDFLKKQLNVRFNKSDISLRQVVELLYDIGYEPLISLQDVVKKQITGKKDNLVKKIALAGFCFGNVMLMSFPEYLGLSGQEQTFRQFFGWLNILFSLPVVFYSGTEYFTSAWNNLRNRILNIDFPLALGIAVLFVRTLAEILTHTGSGFADTLCGLVFFLLVGKFVQRKTYYHISFERDYRSFFPVAVQVLEENQEEKRERPVPLSELKVGQRIRIRHNEIIPADAILLQGDALIDFSFVTGEAIPVSRIAGEIIYAGGRQTGGALELEVIKPVSQSYLTQLWNNEAFTRLPDNRMQTFSEKVSRYFSVALLVVALGALLFWLPTDVSRAVSAFTAVLIVACPCALALSTPFTMSAALSVFDRNFFYLKNTAVVEQLARINMLVLDKTGTITTGADTTVSLHGELTDLEKNMVYSLCGNSSHPLSRQICRMLGEHTLLLVNNYREIAGKGISATVKGHTIQIGSASFAAQPSIKLKTATEVHVVIDEVYRGTFVFKQSFRNGLKQIFSLKPQYQFCLLSGDQDYERDVLCNFFEDDNCMHFQQSPQDKLDFIKALQLKGGKVMMIGDGLNDAGALKQSDLGVAITDDVNNFSPGSDAILDGQSLSKLPEFFKFSKDSVRIIHISFLISLTYNCIGLSYAITGHLSPLIAAILMPLSTATIISFTSIATHIAAKNRRLL
- the ccoS gene encoding cbb3-type cytochrome oxidase assembly protein CcoS, producing MSIIYFLIGCSILLALMFLCAFFWAQRHGQHEDLYTPSVRILLDDQPDVNSQNSDEDQFLSQ